A genomic window from Algoriphagus sp. Y33 includes:
- a CDS encoding IS1 family transposase yields the protein MGKRTNKTLKTIVNTLLLAQTKAISTGRLKNYKYLIPKKIHLTNVNGINHIERMNLNLRTHLKRLNRRTICFSRSVAMLAACLKIYFWG from the coding sequence ATTGGGAAAAGAACAAATAAAACCCTTAAAACCATCGTCAATACACTCCTTTTGGCACAGACTAAGGCTATTTCCACAGGCCGGCTCAAAAATTATAAATATCTTATACCGAAAAAGATACACCTGACAAATGTTAACGGAATAAATCATATTGAACGGATGAACTTAAATTTACGCACCCATTTAAAACGCCTGAATCGGCGGACAATTTGTTTTTCTAGGAGCGTGGCCATGCTGGCTGCCTGTTTAAAGATTTACTTTTGGGGTTGA
- a CDS encoding DNA translocase FtsK, which translates to MATNSPRTNTFRKKGEPTKKKGVGFKPPRVSFGKINTVKISLTMGILLISTSIFLLIAFISYLLNGPADQSLVMNNPDEAIRDAARKSTNWLGYLGAQAGNWMIYRWFGVAAFLFPPFLFLLGFKWAFKISLVSLTRYTTFALFFTFWLGLLTGYVVILIQGYSYWSFLSGGFGYELAKLSADFLSWGTFILLGGSMLIFVIFFFDIDKLDWFSGRASDLDEDELQVSAERSVKNPFTEEEEIDEEEEIDDDGSSWTIKEDNPDTSIELNPVSTPKPKREDIAFDVPQLNILDPIVQRETERKMEEKNFSVVKPAGEEKTAEEVENLDAYDSTLDLPHYKYPTLDLLNEYDVQKVTVSRQELEDNKNKIVETLENFKIGIQEIKATIGPTVTLYEIVPEPGVKISKIKNLEDDIALSLAALGIRIIAPIPGKGTIGIEVPNKNRELVPARAVLGTEKFMHSDKDLPIALGKTISNEVFVADLAKMPHLLMAGATGQGKSVGLNMILASLIYKKHPSQLKFVLVDPKKVELTLFNKIERHFLAKLPGAEEAIITDTKKVIYTLNSLCIEMDNRYNLLKDAGTRNLKEYNAKFIARKLNPEKGHKFMPYIVLVIDELADLMMTAGKEIEGPIARLAQLARAIGIHLVVATQRPSVNVITGIIKANFPARLSFRVTSKIDSRTILDAGGADQLIGMGDMLLSHGSEVTRIQCAFLDTPEVDSICDWIGEQKGYSDAYLLPEFEGEDADNSIGDVDFSDLDPLFNDAARLLVMHQQGSTSLIQRKLKLGYNRAGRIIDQLEAAGIVGAFEGSKAREVLIQDEASLERLLESL; encoded by the coding sequence ATGGCCACCAATTCACCTAGGACCAATACGTTTAGAAAAAAAGGAGAGCCCACCAAAAAGAAAGGAGTAGGTTTCAAACCTCCTCGCGTTTCATTTGGTAAGATTAATACAGTCAAGATCAGCTTGACGATGGGTATCTTGTTGATATCCACGTCCATTTTTCTGTTGATCGCTTTTATCAGCTATCTTTTGAACGGTCCTGCGGATCAGAGTTTGGTCATGAACAATCCCGACGAAGCTATTCGTGATGCAGCCCGTAAATCCACCAATTGGCTGGGATATCTCGGAGCACAGGCAGGAAATTGGATGATTTATCGCTGGTTTGGAGTTGCCGCATTTTTATTCCCTCCCTTTCTCTTTTTATTGGGATTCAAGTGGGCATTCAAAATCTCCCTAGTTTCACTTACTAGATACACTACTTTTGCCCTTTTCTTTACATTCTGGTTGGGCCTGCTTACCGGATATGTGGTGATTTTGATTCAGGGATATTCTTATTGGAGTTTTCTCTCCGGAGGTTTTGGCTACGAATTAGCCAAGCTATCGGCCGATTTCCTGAGTTGGGGAACATTTATTCTACTTGGAGGATCCATGCTCATTTTCGTGATTTTCTTCTTTGATATTGACAAGCTGGACTGGTTTAGCGGCAGAGCCTCAGATCTGGATGAGGATGAGCTACAAGTTTCGGCTGAACGTTCAGTGAAAAATCCTTTTACAGAGGAGGAAGAAATCGATGAGGAAGAAGAAATTGACGACGACGGCAGCTCTTGGACTATTAAAGAAGATAATCCCGACACGTCGATTGAGCTCAATCCTGTCTCGACACCAAAGCCAAAAAGAGAGGACATAGCTTTCGACGTACCTCAATTGAATATTCTAGATCCAATAGTACAACGTGAGACAGAAAGGAAGATGGAGGAAAAAAACTTCTCTGTGGTAAAACCGGCCGGAGAGGAGAAAACCGCCGAAGAAGTCGAGAATCTGGACGCTTACGACTCGACTCTAGATCTTCCCCATTACAAATACCCTACACTGGATCTCTTAAATGAATATGATGTCCAAAAAGTCACTGTAAGCCGTCAGGAACTTGAAGACAATAAAAATAAGATCGTCGAAACACTTGAAAACTTCAAGATAGGAATTCAGGAGATCAAAGCGACCATCGGGCCTACGGTAACTCTCTACGAAATCGTCCCTGAACCCGGTGTGAAAATCTCCAAAATCAAAAACCTGGAGGATGATATTGCCTTGAGTTTGGCTGCTTTGGGAATCAGAATTATTGCCCCAATTCCGGGCAAAGGTACGATCGGTATTGAAGTTCCCAACAAAAACCGTGAACTGGTACCTGCGAGGGCTGTGTTGGGCACCGAGAAATTCATGCATTCGGACAAGGATCTGCCGATTGCTTTGGGCAAGACTATTTCCAATGAGGTTTTTGTAGCTGATTTGGCCAAAATGCCTCACTTGCTTATGGCCGGTGCTACCGGACAAGGTAAGTCTGTGGGCTTGAATATGATCTTGGCTTCCTTGATTTACAAGAAGCATCCTTCTCAATTGAAGTTTGTGCTTGTAGATCCTAAAAAAGTGGAGCTAACACTTTTCAATAAGATAGAGAGACATTTCTTGGCCAAGCTCCCCGGAGCAGAAGAAGCGATCATCACTGATACAAAAAAGGTGATTTATACACTTAACTCACTTTGTATCGAGATGGATAACCGATACAATTTGCTCAAAGATGCGGGGACAAGAAACCTAAAAGAATACAACGCTAAGTTCATTGCCAGAAAACTCAATCCTGAAAAGGGCCATAAATTCATGCCATACATTGTTTTGGTAATAGACGAATTGGCGGATTTGATGATGACTGCAGGTAAGGAAATAGAAGGCCCCATCGCACGTCTGGCACAACTTGCCAGAGCAATTGGAATCCATTTGGTAGTAGCTACCCAGAGACCTTCAGTCAATGTGATCACAGGTATTATCAAGGCGAATTTCCCTGCACGGCTCTCTTTCCGGGTGACATCCAAAATCGATAGCCGAACCATCCTAGACGCAGGTGGTGCGGATCAACTCATCGGCATGGGAGATATGCTTTTATCCCATGGATCAGAAGTCACGAGGATCCAATGTGCATTTTTGGATACTCCTGAAGTCGATTCTATCTGTGATTGGATCGGCGAACAAAAAGGTTATTCTGATGCTTATTTACTGCCGGAATTTGAAGGCGAAGATGCGGACAATTCGATTGGAGATGTTGATTTTTCTGATCTAGATCCTCTGTTTAATGATGCCGCCAGATTGCTGGTAATGCATCAGCAAGGAAGCACCTCTTTGATACAACGTAAGCTTAAACTGGGATACAACCGAGCAGGAAGAATCATTGATCAACTTGAGGCAGCGGGAATTGTAGGCGCATTCGAAGGCTCCAAAGCCCGTGAAGTGCTTATTCAGGATGAAGCTAGTTTGGAACGGTTATTGGAGAGTTTGTAA
- a CDS encoding SRPBCC domain-containing protein: MSNLETLHFEIEIACSPMKVHEHMLAKETYKEWTHIFSPGSTFIGSWEEGSKIIFVGEGENEGMHGRVEKNDPGKFVSIEHLGEWKDGKEVAPNEAALNWVGAHENYTFEETDKGTLLKVDLDSPEDFSQHFAGIWPKALDKLKEICERNG; this comes from the coding sequence ATGAGTAATCTAGAAACATTACACTTCGAAATCGAAATAGCATGTTCTCCTATGAAAGTGCATGAGCACATGCTGGCAAAAGAAACGTACAAAGAATGGACTCACATCTTTTCACCTGGTTCTACTTTCATTGGAAGCTGGGAAGAAGGGAGCAAGATAATTTTTGTGGGTGAAGGTGAAAATGAAGGAATGCATGGCCGGGTTGAAAAAAATGATCCGGGTAAGTTCGTAAGCATCGAGCACTTGGGAGAATGGAAAGATGGGAAAGAAGTGGCACCTAACGAAGCCGCGTTGAACTGGGTGGGAGCACATGAAAATTACACTTTCGAAGAGACAGATAAGGGCACTTTACTAAAAGTTGATCTGGATTCCCCAGAAGATTTTTCACAGCACTTTGCCGGAATCTGGCCCAAAGCATTAGACAAACTCAAAGAAATCTGTGAAAGGAATGGATGA
- a CDS encoding VOC family protein: MDDQSVNSLKKPIYPCLWFDGNAKEAAGFYCSVFSDSEIVDENPMVVVFNSAGQQFMCLNGGPKFKFTPAISFYTVIPDEDEIQAVWDKLIENGRALMPMDTYPWSKKYGWLQDRFGVTWQLTIDKPEYSDQKFIPALLFSGTNFGKAEEAINFYSGIFKDSCTRLISRYEADDPNGQEGAINHAQFELNGKLFAAMDSSLVHDFNFNEALSFVVECRDQVQIDYFWEKLLEGGREDQCGWLKDKFGVSWRIVPEILPELMSDPERSERVVQAFMKMKKFDIEKLKNA; the protein is encoded by the coding sequence ATGGATGATCAATCGGTGAACTCTCTAAAAAAGCCTATCTATCCCTGCTTGTGGTTTGATGGCAATGCTAAAGAAGCTGCAGGGTTTTACTGCTCAGTATTTTCGGATTCTGAAATAGTGGATGAAAATCCTATGGTGGTAGTCTTTAATTCGGCAGGACAACAGTTTATGTGCTTAAATGGTGGTCCCAAATTTAAATTTACACCGGCGATATCTTTTTATACGGTAATACCGGATGAAGATGAGATTCAAGCGGTATGGGATAAATTAATAGAGAACGGTAGAGCTTTGATGCCGATGGATACTTATCCATGGAGTAAAAAATATGGCTGGCTACAGGATAGATTTGGAGTTACTTGGCAGCTCACAATCGACAAACCCGAGTACTCCGACCAGAAATTTATTCCTGCGCTATTATTTTCAGGGACTAATTTTGGCAAAGCTGAAGAAGCAATTAATTTCTACAGTGGGATATTTAAAGACTCTTGCACGAGACTGATATCAAGATATGAAGCAGATGATCCCAACGGTCAAGAAGGAGCTATAAATCATGCTCAATTTGAATTGAACGGGAAATTATTTGCAGCGATGGATAGTTCTCTTGTTCATGATTTTAATTTCAATGAAGCACTTTCTTTCGTAGTGGAATGCCGAGATCAAGTACAAATTGATTATTTCTGGGAGAAACTTTTAGAAGGCGGTAGGGAGGATCAGTGTGGCTGGTTGAAGGATAAATTTGGAGTTTCTTGGCGGATAGTGCCAGAAATCCTTCCTGAATTAATGTCTGATCCAGAGCGATCCGAGCGTGTAGTTCAGGCTTTTATGAAAATGAAAAAGTTTGATATCGAAAAACTAAAAAACGCCTGA
- a CDS encoding SRPBCC family protein yields MTTIQKSKITVQATVNASLEKVWDYFTQPKHIIHWNNASPDWHTPRAENDLQPGGSFTSRMEAKDGSMGFDFGGVYQEVELHSFYTYIMEDGRYAKVSFTKVSDGVEIKEVFDAEMTNPAEMQKNGWQAILDNFKTYIQSHE; encoded by the coding sequence ATGACAACTATTCAAAAATCCAAAATTACTGTGCAAGCCACAGTAAATGCCTCATTAGAAAAGGTATGGGATTACTTTACCCAGCCCAAACATATCATACATTGGAACAATGCTTCTCCGGATTGGCATACGCCAAGGGCAGAAAATGATCTTCAACCAGGCGGAAGTTTTACGTCCAGAATGGAAGCCAAAGACGGGAGTATGGGCTTCGATTTTGGAGGTGTATATCAGGAGGTAGAACTGCATTCTTTTTACACATACATCATGGAAGATGGACGCTATGCGAAGGTCTCTTTTACCAAAGTGTCGGATGGAGTCGAGATTAAGGAGGTTTTCGATGCTGAGATGACTAATCCGGCGGAAATGCAGAAAAATGGCTGGCAGGCAATTTTAGACAACTTTAAAACATATATACAATCCCATGAGTAA
- a CDS encoding Fic family protein, with amino-acid sequence MELKNEPDIIKEIVSSFPNGLAIDDLIEKLPFLIKKRTLQRRLKNLKESGFIRVEGEARATRYFAKNIDPPPSKTEKADEPQTAIPLSQGGKVVLALVSRPEIQRTPVGYNRTFLENYRPNIDSYLSNEEKQKLAQWGKTRDSEQPAGTYAREILNRLLIDLSWNSSRLEGNTYSLLDTELLIHEGQAANNKSAKETQMILNHKEAIEFLVESSNEVDFNRYTVLNLHALLSNNLLPNPAASGRLRAFGVGITHSVFTPLGIPQLIEELFDLILEKARQIENPFEQAFFVLVHFPYLQPFDDVNKRVSRLAANLPFNRHNLAPLSFIDVPEESYVKGMLGIYELNRIELFKDVFLWAYERSALRYAAIRQSLGEPDTFRMKYREHMRSAIGHIVSNAMGKEEASSTVKKEAQKLPEEDQAKFIEVVETELLGLHEGNFARYRIKPSKFTDWKKHWDNPKRER; translated from the coding sequence ATGGAACTTAAAAACGAGCCTGATATTATTAAGGAAATAGTTTCGTCATTTCCAAATGGTCTAGCAATAGATGACCTTATTGAAAAGCTGCCATTCTTAATTAAAAAAAGGACACTCCAAAGACGACTTAAGAATCTTAAGGAAAGTGGTTTCATCCGTGTTGAGGGAGAGGCTCGGGCCACTCGATATTTTGCAAAGAATATAGATCCGCCTCCCTCAAAGACAGAGAAAGCTGACGAGCCACAAACGGCAATCCCTCTATCTCAAGGAGGAAAGGTTGTTTTAGCCTTAGTATCACGCCCCGAGATACAAAGAACTCCAGTGGGATACAACCGAACATTCTTAGAAAACTATCGCCCGAACATTGACAGCTATCTCAGCAATGAAGAAAAGCAAAAGCTGGCACAATGGGGGAAGACACGGGATAGTGAACAACCCGCAGGAACCTATGCCCGTGAAATCCTGAACCGTCTATTGATTGATTTGTCGTGGAACTCAAGCCGACTGGAAGGCAACACTTATTCACTTTTGGACACGGAATTGCTGATTCATGAAGGACAAGCCGCCAATAATAAATCAGCCAAAGAGACGCAAATGATCCTCAATCACAAAGAGGCAATTGAGTTCTTAGTCGAATCATCAAATGAGGTAGATTTTAATCGGTACACCGTCCTAAACCTGCATGCCTTGCTGTCAAACAACTTATTGCCGAATCCTGCAGCATCAGGAAGATTAAGGGCATTCGGAGTCGGGATAACGCATTCGGTTTTTACACCCTTGGGAATTCCCCAACTCATCGAAGAATTATTCGATCTTATTCTTGAAAAAGCGCGGCAAATTGAAAATCCTTTTGAGCAAGCCTTTTTCGTGTTGGTGCACTTCCCATATTTACAGCCGTTTGATGATGTCAATAAGCGTGTCTCCCGATTGGCAGCCAACCTTCCATTCAACCGTCATAATCTTGCCCCCCTTTCATTCATAGATGTACCCGAAGAAAGCTATGTCAAAGGAATGCTTGGGATTTATGAGCTAAATCGAATAGAACTGTTTAAAGATGTTTTTCTGTGGGCATATGAACGATCTGCACTTCGCTATGCTGCCATCCGCCAATCTTTGGGTGAACCAGACACCTTCCGTATGAAATATAGGGAACACATGCGCAGTGCGATTGGTCACATTGTCAGCAACGCAATGGGTAAAGAAGAAGCGTCATCCACAGTGAAAAAAGAAGCCCAAAAGCTTCCCGAAGAAGATCAGGCGAAATTCATCGAAGTGGTAGAAACGGAACTTCTAGGACTACACGAAGGAAATTTTGCACGCTACCGCATCAAACCCTCTAAATTTACAGACTGGAAAAAACATTGGGACAATCCGAAAAGGGAGAGGTAA
- a CDS encoding quinone-dependent dihydroorotate dehydrogenase, which translates to MYKYLLKPLFFLKKPEDAHHFTVDLTKLTFNLPLIGSIVKSTFKLEDKRLEREIFGLKFKNPVGLAAGFDKDAKVVDEMAMLGFGFIEIGTLTPKPQDGNPQPRLFRLPQDESLINRMGFNNGGVHEAVERLKKRKSTVLVGGNIGKNKTTPNENAIQDYLICLEALHDHVDYFVVNVSSPNTPNLRDLQEKEPLKQLLQAVKDANLLKPNPKPILLKIAPDLTDGQLDDIIEIVLETKIDGVIATNTTIDRSHLSTSKNEVEAIGAGGVSGKVLGKRSTEIIRYLSEKSNKAFPIIGVGGIFSAEDAIEKLEAGASLVQVYSGMIYEGPSLIKKIKKGLLAHFSQ; encoded by the coding sequence GTGTACAAATATCTACTTAAACCTCTCTTTTTCTTAAAAAAACCTGAGGATGCCCATCACTTCACAGTAGATCTCACCAAGTTGACATTTAATCTTCCGCTGATCGGCTCAATTGTAAAATCTACTTTTAAACTGGAGGACAAAAGATTAGAGCGGGAGATTTTTGGTTTGAAGTTCAAGAATCCGGTTGGTTTGGCAGCAGGATTTGACAAGGATGCCAAGGTTGTTGATGAAATGGCAATGCTTGGTTTCGGCTTTATCGAAATCGGAACGCTGACCCCAAAACCCCAAGACGGAAATCCACAGCCGCGACTTTTCAGGCTTCCGCAAGACGAATCTCTGATCAATCGTATGGGCTTCAATAACGGAGGTGTTCACGAGGCGGTTGAGCGGTTGAAAAAGCGGAAATCCACTGTATTGGTGGGGGGAAATATCGGGAAAAACAAAACAACTCCGAACGAAAATGCCATCCAGGATTACTTAATCTGTCTGGAAGCATTGCATGATCACGTAGATTATTTTGTAGTAAACGTGAGTTCACCCAATACACCAAATCTTCGGGATTTGCAGGAAAAGGAGCCGCTCAAGCAATTGCTCCAAGCGGTTAAAGATGCCAATTTGCTCAAACCAAATCCTAAACCAATTCTGTTGAAAATTGCTCCTGATCTGACAGATGGGCAATTGGATGATATCATCGAAATCGTGCTGGAAACAAAAATTGATGGCGTAATAGCGACCAATACTACTATAGACCGTTCGCACCTGAGCACTTCAAAAAATGAAGTAGAAGCAATAGGAGCCGGAGGAGTCAGCGGAAAAGTACTGGGAAAAAGAAGTACAGAAATCATTCGATACCTTTCGGAAAAGTCAAATAAGGCTTTCCCGATCATCGGAGTGGGCGGTATATTTTCTGCAGAAGATGCTATAGAAAAACTGGAAGCCGGAGCCAGCCTGGTACAAGTGTACTCGGGCATGATTTATGAGGGGCCTAGCTTGATCAAAAAGATTAAAAAAGGATTATTGGCTCATTTTTCGCAATAA
- a CDS encoding sensor histidine kinase translates to MKKVFARLHLSPGFLLFMILFSYLESIRARIAPGQLINGYTFTPEAVITAIPQVLIIVLLLRYCFQKIHGDSFPFHRQKAVASFLAGMIGWVLASNLISLMISLVFGTFGRNFVYGIILRANFANVLDFMVYGGFYFAFLLFQKFQENQRMLAAYDAALAESTIRQLKQQLNPHFLFNNLNVLDQLIEENPATASEFLHDFSEIYRYALEKSDVKLVRFEEELDFATNYFRLLSRKFGKGFKLNVSNSINTTFLPPLTLQLLIENAVFHNQGNEVQPITISIDVQDKLRVTNKRKPYKFKKQSGGRGLENLRKQYGLLSEAPIQIIETNEIFTVELPLIDRKA, encoded by the coding sequence ATGAAGAAGGTTTTTGCCCGCCTGCACCTTTCACCAGGCTTTCTGCTTTTCATGATTCTTTTTTCTTACCTAGAATCAATCCGTGCCAGAATAGCTCCCGGTCAACTCATCAATGGCTATACGTTTACCCCTGAAGCAGTGATTACCGCAATTCCCCAGGTGTTAATTATTGTGCTTCTCCTCCGCTATTGTTTTCAAAAAATACATGGAGACAGTTTTCCATTCCACCGACAAAAAGCAGTGGCTAGTTTCTTGGCAGGAATGATAGGTTGGGTATTGGCGAGTAACTTGATTTCGCTGATGATCTCACTGGTCTTTGGGACTTTCGGGCGAAATTTTGTTTATGGAATTATTCTGCGAGCCAACTTTGCCAATGTGCTTGATTTTATGGTTTATGGAGGATTCTACTTTGCTTTTTTGCTCTTTCAGAAATTTCAAGAGAACCAAAGAATGCTCGCTGCGTACGACGCAGCGTTGGCAGAGTCTACCATACGTCAACTCAAGCAGCAACTCAATCCCCACTTTCTTTTTAATAATCTGAACGTATTGGATCAGCTGATTGAGGAGAATCCGGCTACCGCATCAGAATTCCTTCATGATTTTTCAGAAATTTACCGTTATGCCTTGGAAAAATCGGATGTAAAGTTGGTTAGGTTTGAGGAGGAGTTGGATTTTGCCACTAATTATTTCCGTTTACTTTCACGGAAATTTGGAAAAGGATTCAAACTGAATGTTTCCAATTCCATTAACACCACATTTTTACCTCCGCTGACGTTACAGCTTTTGATAGAAAATGCGGTATTTCATAATCAAGGTAACGAAGTTCAGCCAATCACGATCAGCATCGATGTCCAGGATAAGCTAAGAGTTACGAATAAGCGGAAACCCTATAAATTTAAAAAACAGAGTGGTGGGAGAGGCTTGGAAAACCTAAGAAAACAATATGGGCTGCTGAGCGAAGCGCCTATTCAAATCATCGAAACGAATGAAATATTTACAGTGGAACTACCCCTGATTGACCGAAAAGCATGA
- a CDS encoding outer membrane lipoprotein carrier protein LolA gives MKQIALFYTLFLTLLFTFEVSAQKDPKAKIVLDAMSEKFQAMNGFTANFDFTFQDASGTGDRQSGDIAVKGEQYRLKLPDQEIYNDGKTVWTYIQSDNYKEVTINDASQMEGELTPSNIYRLYESGYSYKLIGEKQFQGKTAQVVELIAEKNNAPFEQVKLMIDKGSSSLLGWEMFDGQGGVFSYTFNNLKLEANLPASYFVFDTKQYPGIEVIDLR, from the coding sequence ATGAAACAAATTGCCTTATTTTATACGCTTTTTCTTACCCTATTATTCACCTTCGAGGTTTCGGCTCAAAAAGACCCCAAAGCAAAAATTGTTTTGGACGCCATGAGCGAAAAGTTTCAGGCAATGAATGGGTTTACTGCAAATTTTGATTTCACATTCCAAGATGCTTCAGGAACAGGAGATCGCCAGTCCGGTGATATCGCCGTAAAAGGTGAGCAGTATCGCCTCAAACTACCTGATCAGGAAATCTATAACGACGGCAAAACAGTATGGACTTACATCCAATCTGACAATTACAAAGAAGTTACCATCAATGACGCAAGTCAAATGGAAGGAGAGCTGACTCCATCCAATATTTATCGGCTTTATGAATCAGGATACAGCTATAAATTAATTGGCGAAAAACAATTTCAGGGCAAAACAGCGCAGGTAGTAGAATTAATTGCGGAAAAGAACAATGCTCCTTTTGAGCAAGTAAAATTGATGATTGATAAGGGGAGCTCAAGTTTGCTGGGCTGGGAAATGTTTGATGGTCAGGGAGGTGTGTTTTCCTACACTTTCAACAACTTGAAGCTTGAGGCCAATCTTCCTGCTTCCTATTTTGTATTTGACACTAAGCAATATCCTGGAATAGAAGTGATTGATTTGAGATAA
- a CDS encoding LytTR family DNA-binding domain-containing protein — MMIKVVIMEDELPSRNKLKRFLEQLDEPIQLVKELDSVESGIAFFSTQPKIDLLISDIELLDGNAFQIFEEIEIPCPIIFTTAYNQFWMQAFEGNGIEYLLKPFNFDRFQKAWNKFAHLTKSKDDQADLLKSLHALLGNQQSVKPTFKTRISIPTHKGSYFLSVEEICLFTAENSVVWAVDQLGKKHLLQEPTLKEIEETLNPDLFFRISRSHLVQKQFVQGMERYTKNSIAIKMIGLNQLVVCSQSATSRFLKWIATS, encoded by the coding sequence ATGATGATAAAGGTAGTGATTATGGAGGATGAATTGCCTTCGAGAAATAAATTGAAGCGATTCTTAGAGCAATTGGATGAACCGATCCAACTAGTAAAGGAACTTGATTCTGTTGAATCGGGAATTGCTTTTTTCTCTACTCAGCCAAAAATAGACTTGCTCATATCGGATATTGAGCTGCTGGATGGAAATGCCTTCCAGATTTTTGAGGAAATTGAAATTCCCTGCCCCATCATTTTCACTACTGCATACAATCAATTTTGGATGCAGGCTTTCGAGGGAAATGGGATTGAGTATTTACTAAAGCCTTTTAATTTTGACCGCTTTCAAAAAGCCTGGAATAAATTTGCCCATCTAACCAAATCGAAAGATGATCAAGCTGATTTGCTAAAGTCCCTTCACGCATTGTTGGGAAATCAACAATCCGTTAAGCCAACTTTCAAAACCAGAATTTCGATACCTACCCATAAGGGATCTTATTTTTTGTCAGTTGAGGAGATTTGCCTGTTCACAGCGGAGAATTCAGTTGTCTGGGCGGTGGATCAGCTTGGGAAAAAGCATCTGCTTCAGGAGCCTACCTTAAAGGAAATCGAGGAAACTCTGAATCCTGATTTGTTTTTTAGGATCAGTAGGAGTCATTTAGTGCAAAAGCAATTTGTACAGGGGATGGAGCGCTATACCAAAAATTCCATAGCGATAAAAATGATAGGGCTGAATCAGTTGGTGGTATGTAGCCAAAGTGCTACTTCCCGGTTTCTGAAGTGGATAGCTACGTCATAG
- a CDS encoding GlxA family transcriptional regulator, with the protein MKNIAILVPEQSVLQAIADPQYCFSAVNEFLIKSGGTALFHVELVGLNPEVKLNGKRYSVFPDRLLSTATPPDLVVIPALFGDMKLAVEANKAYIPWIKAQHKDGTEIASLCVGAFLLAATGLLNGKKCSTHWGFANLFREFYPEVEVQDGTIVTEENGIYSSGGANSYWNLLLHLVEKYADREIAILTAKYFAIDIDRDSQTAFSMFKGQKSHQDEAVKKAQEYIENKLEERITVDVLADQVAVGRRSFERRFKRVTNNSVLEYIQRVKVEAAKRSFETTMKNITEVMFDVGYSDTKAFRTTFKKITGLTPIEYRNKYNKWARMN; encoded by the coding sequence ATGAAAAATATCGCCATCCTAGTCCCGGAACAGTCTGTTCTGCAAGCGATTGCCGACCCGCAATATTGCTTCTCTGCAGTCAATGAATTCCTGATCAAATCCGGAGGCACAGCTCTTTTTCATGTAGAATTGGTAGGACTCAATCCTGAGGTGAAATTAAACGGCAAACGTTATTCCGTTTTTCCTGACCGGCTTTTATCCACAGCAACTCCGCCGGATCTCGTGGTAATCCCTGCACTGTTTGGAGACATGAAACTAGCTGTGGAAGCGAATAAGGCCTATATTCCTTGGATCAAAGCGCAGCATAAGGACGGGACGGAAATTGCATCATTGTGTGTAGGCGCTTTCCTTTTGGCGGCTACGGGATTGCTGAATGGTAAAAAATGCTCTACACACTGGGGATTTGCAAATCTATTCCGGGAGTTTTATCCTGAGGTAGAAGTTCAGGACGGAACGATAGTGACAGAAGAAAACGGCATTTATTCCAGCGGAGGAGCCAATTCCTATTGGAACTTATTACTTCATCTCGTAGAAAAATATGCGGATCGGGAAATAGCGATTTTGACAGCAAAGTACTTCGCAATAGACATAGACCGTGATAGTCAGACAGCCTTCTCCATGTTCAAAGGTCAAAAATCCCATCAGGATGAAGCTGTAAAAAAGGCTCAAGAATACATAGAAAACAAACTCGAAGAACGCATAACTGTGGACGTGCTCGCCGATCAAGTGGCTGTAGGAAGAAGGAGTTTTGAGCGCAGATTTAAGCGTGTCACCAATAATTCGGTCTTAGAATACATTCAGCGGGTAAAAGTAGAGGCAGCCAAACGAAGCTTTGAAACTACCATGAAGAACATCACCGAAGTCATGTTTGACGTAGGCTATTCTGACACGAAAGCATTTCGGACTACTTTCAAAAAGATCACCGGACTCACTCCTATTGAGTACAGAAATAAATACAACAAATGGGCAAGGATGAATTGA